From a single Coriobacteriaceae bacterium genomic region:
- a CDS encoding HypC/HybG/HupF family hydrogenase formation chaperone gives MCLAVPGKVVKRDDDLKAIVDMMGIERPVSLRLVPTAQVGDYVLVHAGFGIQIVDEQEAQETLELVNAMTELVEEDQLATNPAEAY, from the coding sequence ATGTGCCTTGCCGTTCCCGGTAAAGTGGTCAAACGCGACGACGACCTAAAGGCGATCGTCGACATGATGGGCATCGAGCGCCCCGTATCGCTGCGACTTGTGCCGACGGCACAGGTGGGCGACTATGTTCTCGTACACGCCGGCTTTGGCATCCAGATTGTCGACGAGCAGGAAGCCCAGGAGACGCTCGAGCTGGTCAACGCCATGACCGAGCTGGTCGAAGAGGACCAGCTCGCCACCAACCCGGCCGAGGCATACTAG
- the hypD gene encoding hydrogenase formation protein HypD, with the protein MAAAQPVHSGIDFSAFRDPRLARELIDRIHELVGDRTINLMEVCGTHTVSIGRYGFRSIMPAGLKLLSGPGCPVCVTANRDIDHAIALAKMDGAIITTFGDMMRVPGSSTSLAAQKAAGRDIRIVYSPLDALDIAKHSPDRPVIFMGVGFETTTPTIAAAILEADARGLQNFSVYCAHKTTPPALRAIANDPETTIDGFILPGHVATITGLVPFGFLVDEFRTPGVVTGFEPVDILQGICMLVQMVVEGRPAIDNAYRRGVNVDGNPVARQLVEQVFELCDTTWRGLGPIAASGLSIRPEFSRFDAGARYDVPVEPTVEPRGCRCGDVLRGAIAPSDCPLFGHACTPGHPVGPCMVSSEGSCAAYFRYQI; encoded by the coding sequence GTGGCGGCGGCGCAACCGGTTCACTCCGGTATCGACTTTTCGGCATTTCGCGACCCACGGCTCGCTCGCGAGCTCATCGACCGCATTCATGAGCTTGTCGGCGACCGCACCATCAACCTGATGGAGGTCTGCGGTACGCATACCGTGAGCATTGGCCGCTATGGTTTTCGCTCCATTATGCCGGCGGGGCTCAAGCTGTTGAGCGGCCCGGGCTGCCCCGTCTGCGTTACCGCAAACCGCGACATCGACCACGCAATCGCACTCGCCAAGATGGACGGCGCCATCATCACTACCTTTGGTGACATGATGCGCGTGCCCGGATCGTCCACCTCGCTTGCCGCGCAAAAGGCAGCCGGACGCGACATCCGTATCGTCTACTCGCCGCTCGACGCGCTCGATATCGCCAAACACAGCCCCGACCGCCCGGTCATCTTTATGGGCGTGGGCTTTGAGACTACGACGCCCACCATCGCCGCCGCCATCCTGGAGGCCGATGCACGCGGACTCCAGAACTTCTCGGTCTATTGCGCCCACAAGACCACGCCACCGGCGCTGCGCGCGATTGCCAACGACCCCGAGACCACTATCGACGGCTTTATCCTGCCGGGCCACGTCGCCACCATCACAGGCCTGGTACCCTTTGGCTTTTTGGTCGATGAGTTTAGGACCCCAGGCGTGGTCACGGGATTTGAGCCGGTCGATATTCTGCAGGGTATCTGCATGCTGGTGCAGATGGTCGTTGAGGGGCGGCCCGCGATCGACAACGCGTACCGTCGCGGCGTCAACGTGGACGGCAACCCCGTGGCGCGCCAACTGGTCGAGCAGGTGTTTGAGCTGTGCGATACCACATGGCGCGGGCTGGGACCGATTGCCGCCTCGGGCCTTTCCATCCGCCCCGAGTTCTCGCGCTTTGACGCCGGCGCCCGCTATGACGTGCCCGTTGAACCGACGGTCGAGCCGCGCGGATGCCGTTGCGGCGACGTGCTGCGCGGGGCCATCGCACCGAGCGACTGCCCACTTTTCGGCCACGCCTGCACGCCCGGGCATCCTGTTGGCCCGTGCATGGTGAGCTCGGAAGGCAGCTGCGCTGCGTACTTTAGATACCAAATCTAG
- the hypE gene encoding hydrogenase expression/formation protein HypE, with protein MSHSVTDSTVLLGHGSGGQMMKRIIDEVFLDAFGSPELLEGNDAGVAALPASGRIAMSTDSFVVTPQFFPGGNIGRLAVCGTVNDVATSGANVRFLSCGFILEEGYPMDKLRQIVQTMAETAREAGVKIITGDTKVVERGGADGVYINTAGVGEVPAGVTLSGASCQPGDVVLVSGTLGDHGIAIMSQREGLAFSSSIESDAAPLNHLIADVLAAAPDTRCFRDPTRGGLASTLNEFAQASGIAMEIDEGAVPVRPDVQAACEMLGYDVLQVANEGKMVAVVPAEQADAALAAMRAARYGKNAAIIGRVMPLAEGARPAVRVRTGWGSTRILDMLVGEQLPRIC; from the coding sequence ATGTCCCATAGCGTCACCGATAGCACTGTCCTGCTGGGCCACGGCTCCGGCGGCCAGATGATGAAGCGCATTATCGACGAGGTCTTTCTGGATGCCTTTGGGTCGCCCGAGCTGCTCGAAGGCAACGATGCCGGTGTCGCCGCCCTGCCCGCGAGCGGGCGCATCGCCATGTCGACCGACAGCTTTGTGGTGACGCCGCAGTTCTTCCCCGGCGGAAATATCGGCAGGCTCGCCGTGTGCGGAACCGTCAACGATGTTGCGACCTCGGGTGCCAACGTGCGCTTCCTTTCGTGCGGCTTTATCCTCGAAGAGGGCTATCCTATGGATAAGCTGCGCCAGATTGTGCAGACCATGGCCGAGACGGCGCGCGAGGCGGGCGTCAAAATCATCACCGGCGACACCAAGGTGGTCGAGCGCGGCGGAGCTGACGGCGTCTACATCAACACCGCCGGCGTGGGCGAGGTTCCCGCGGGCGTGACGCTCAGCGGCGCCAGCTGCCAGCCCGGCGACGTCGTCCTGGTCTCGGGCACGCTAGGCGACCACGGTATCGCCATCATGAGCCAGCGCGAGGGCCTGGCGTTCTCGAGCAGCATCGAGAGCGACGCCGCGCCGCTCAACCACCTGATTGCCGACGTGCTGGCCGCCGCCCCCGACACGCGCTGCTTCCGCGACCCCACGCGCGGAGGCCTGGCCTCCACGCTCAACGAGTTTGCGCAGGCCAGCGGCATTGCCATGGAGATTGACGAGGGCGCCGTACCCGTGCGCCCCGACGTGCAGGCCGCCTGCGAGATGCTCGGCTACGACGTGCTGCAGGTTGCCAACGAGGGCAAGATGGTCGCCGTGGTGCCAGCCGAGCAGGCCGACGCGGCGCTAGCGGCCATGCGCGCCGCCCGCTACGGCAAGAACGCCGCCATCATCGGTCGCGTGATGCCGCTTGCCGAAGGCGCTCGACCCGCCGTTCGCGTGCGCACCGGCTGGGGATCGACCCGCATCCTCGACATGCTCGTGGGAGAGCAACTGCCCAGGATCTGCTAG
- a CDS encoding HAD-IA family hydrolase: protein MAAAYSHVIFDLDGTILNTLEDLAAAGNHTCEMHGWPTFAVDEYRYKVGNGMLKLVERFMPAEYAGDGRMFEQTLAEFRAYYGEHKEDHTAPYAGTIEMLDRLRAAGVQLAVLTNKDHVSAAPLIERYFGSERFALVQGRVDAFPPKPEAPVTLHVMKELGADPATTLYVGDSNVDILTGHNAGLKSAGVSWGFRGRTELEAADADYVVDTQDELAALILGE from the coding sequence ATGGCAGCAGCCTATTCCCATGTGATTTTTGATCTGGACGGCACCATCCTCAATACGCTCGAGGACCTGGCGGCAGCCGGCAACCATACCTGCGAGATGCACGGCTGGCCCACGTTTGCCGTAGACGAGTACCGCTACAAGGTGGGAAACGGCATGCTCAAGCTGGTCGAGCGCTTTATGCCCGCCGAGTATGCGGGCGACGGCCGCATGTTTGAGCAGACGCTTGCCGAGTTTAGGGCTTATTACGGCGAGCACAAGGAAGACCACACTGCACCGTACGCCGGCACGATCGAGATGCTCGACCGTCTGCGCGCCGCGGGCGTGCAGCTTGCCGTACTCACCAACAAGGACCATGTCTCGGCCGCTCCGCTTATCGAGAGGTATTTTGGTTCCGAGCGCTTTGCACTGGTGCAGGGCCGCGTCGATGCGTTTCCTCCCAAGCCCGAGGCGCCTGTTACGCTGCATGTGATGAAAGAGCTAGGCGCCGACCCGGCAACCACACTCTATGTGGGCGATTCCAATGTCGATATCCTGACCGGTCACAACGCCGGCCTTAAGAGTGCGGGCGTCAGCTGGGGCTTCCGCGGCCGAACAGAGCTCGAAGCCGCCGACGCCGACTACGTAGTGGACACCCAGGACGAACTCGCCGCGCTGATCTTGGGCGAGTAG